One part of the Chloroflexota bacterium genome encodes these proteins:
- a CDS encoding TetR/AcrR family transcriptional regulator, which yields MLVPARKSTGSPASSSTCNTPICTRPRAPPPLSAMPNRFRWISITTASREKHLAQLYRPQPCANTPPAVKSYRPVGMILSLPTKREATRTKPFARPKAGRKHIAKGRKPSLRFPLEHIMPKQARSEATRRALLEAAERLFAARGYLAVSVDEICRAAGVSKGAFYHHFASKQAVFLALLEAWLQRLQNALEAERAATPSLPEALQAMSRQLAPIWETGRAQWPLLLDFWSQAIRDPAVWQATVAPYRRFENLFAEWLGEAAQQGAPLNTDPLTAARILLAFATGVLLQGLLLPGDADWPQVAQQGVLTMLQGWGMQR from the coding sequence ATGCTGGTTCCTGCAAGAAAATCCACGGGCAGTCCCGCTTCGTCGAGCACTTGCAACACGCCAATATGCACCAGGCCTCGCGCGCCCCCTCCACTCAGCGCGATGCCTAACCGTTTCCGTTGGATTTCCATCACCACAGCCTCCCGGGAAAAACATCTCGCGCAATTATACCGCCCACAACCTTGCGCCAACACCCCACCCGCGGTAAAATCATACCGACCAGTCGGTATGATTTTGAGCCTTCCCACAAAAAGGGAAGCCACACGAACAAAACCTTTCGCACGGCCCAAGGCAGGCCGCAAGCACATCGCCAAAGGGCGAAAGCCTTCCCTGAGATTTCCTCTGGAGCACATCATGCCCAAACAAGCCCGCAGCGAAGCCACCCGCCGCGCCTTGCTGGAAGCCGCCGAGCGCCTGTTCGCCGCCCGCGGCTACCTCGCCGTGAGCGTGGATGAAATCTGCCGCGCGGCAGGCGTGAGCAAAGGCGCTTTCTACCACCACTTTGCCTCCAAGCAAGCGGTCTTCCTGGCACTGCTGGAAGCCTGGCTGCAACGGTTGCAGAACGCGCTGGAAGCCGAGCGCGCCGCGACGCCCTCCCTGCCGGAAGCCCTGCAGGCCATGAGCCGCCAACTGGCCCCCATTTGGGAGACAGGCCGCGCCCAGTGGCCGCTGCTGCTGGATTTCTGGAGCCAGGCCATCCGCGACCCCGCCGTATGGCAGGCGACCGTCGCCCCTTACCGCCGCTTCGAAAACCTGTTTGCCGAATGGCTGGGCGAGGCCGCCCAACAGGGTGCGCCCCTGAACACCGACCCGCTCACCGCCGCCCGCATTTTACTTGCCTTTGCCACCGGCGTGCTGCTGCAGGGGCTGTTGCTCCCCGGCGATGCCGACTGGCCGCAGGTGGCGCAGCAGGGTGTGCTGACCATGCTGCAGGGGTGGGGAATGCAGAGATAG
- a CDS encoding NAD(P)-dependent oxidoreductase — MKVLVTGAMGNIGRAAVEALLAHGHRVTTFDAPTRRNRRAARRFRREARLLWGDIRDPQAVAAAVEGQDVVVHLAFVIPRLSATGQGSEEAPEWAWEVNVGGTRNLIAALEAQPRPPRLLFTSSLHVYGATQHLPPPRRVDEKPHPMEHYSRHKVEAEALVRASGLQWVIFRLAAALPVSLILDAGMFDVPLDNRIEFVHRKDVAQAIAHAVVSDAVWGKTLHIGGGPRCQFRYREVAARILETVGIGMLPEAAFSREPYPVDWLDTEESERLLRFQQRTLDDYLEDLRRLMGWRLPLVRLFRPWVRWHLLRRSPHLDRRTAWRLAWQAI, encoded by the coding sequence ATGAAAGTGCTCGTTACCGGTGCGATGGGCAACATTGGGCGGGCCGCGGTGGAAGCCCTGCTCGCCCACGGTCACCGCGTCACCACCTTCGACGCTCCCACCCGGCGCAACCGCCGCGCCGCCCGCCGCTTCCGCCGCGAGGCCCGCCTGCTGTGGGGCGACATTCGCGACCCGCAGGCCGTTGCCGCCGCCGTGGAAGGCCAGGACGTCGTTGTCCACCTTGCCTTCGTCATCCCGCGGCTTTCGGCCACGGGGCAGGGCAGCGAAGAAGCCCCCGAATGGGCATGGGAAGTCAACGTCGGCGGCACCCGCAACCTCATCGCCGCGCTGGAAGCCCAGCCCCGCCCGCCGCGGCTGCTGTTCACCTCCTCCCTGCACGTCTACGGCGCCACCCAGCACCTCCCTCCGCCCCGCCGGGTGGACGAAAAGCCCCATCCCATGGAGCATTATTCCCGCCACAAGGTGGAAGCCGAAGCACTGGTGCGCGCCTCGGGGCTCCAATGGGTCATCTTCCGCTTGGCCGCGGCGCTGCCAGTGAGTTTGATTCTGGATGCCGGCATGTTCGACGTGCCCCTCGACAACCGCATCGAGTTCGTGCACCGCAAGGATGTGGCCCAGGCCATCGCCCACGCGGTGGTGAGCGACGCGGTGTGGGGCAAAACCCTGCACATCGGCGGCGGCCCGCGCTGCCAGTTCCGCTACCGGGAAGTCGCCGCCCGCATTCTGGAAACCGTGGGCATCGGCATGTTGCCCGAAGCCGCCTTCAGCCGCGAACCTTACCCCGTGGACTGGTTAGACACCGAGGAAAGCGAGCGCCTGCTGCGCTTCCAGCAGCGCACGCTGGACGATTACCTGGAAGACCTGCGGCGGCTGATGGGCTGGCGGCTGCCGCTGGTGCGGCTGTTCCGCCCGTGGGTGCGGTGGCATCTCCTGCGCCGCTCGCCCCACCTCGACCGCCGCACCGCCTGGCGGCTGGCATGGCAAGCCATCTAA
- a CDS encoding pyruvate, phosphate dikinase has product MSKKWVYLFKEVEEAEKYVGGSWDGVRGLLGGKGANLAEMTRIGVPVPPGFTITTEACNAYYESGGKFPEGMWEQALAALKDVEQQTGKKFGDPKNPLLVSVRSGAKFSMPGMMDTVLNVGLNDETAKGMVALTQNERFVYDAYRRLIQMYGSVVLDIPDEAFEDVLEAMKEERGAKEDTDLTADDLKELVERFKKVVKEHKGFEFPQEPIEQMRLAIEAVFRSWNSKRAIDYRNAAGIPHDLGTAVNIVTMVFGNMGWDSGTGVAFTRNPSTGEKKLWGEYLLNAQGEDVVAGIRTPSPIEKMAEELPEAYKQFVDITQKLEKHYRDMQDVEFTIERGKLWMLQTRTGKRTAKAAVKIAVDMVGEGLISKEEAVMRITPTQVDTLLHPQFDHAEVEKAKKDGRLLAKGVNASPGAAVGKVYFDADTAEKMAKEHGEKVIMVRPFTKPDDVHGMIASQGILTSEGGATSHAAVVARQFGIPAVVGASAVRIDLDKRQMTIGDTVIKEGEWVSIDGTTGEIFLGQMPTVAPSLEEQTELLTLLEWADEIAATPGIRKAPEGWPTTGLQVWANADYPEDARRARAYGAKGIGLARTEHMFFEQERLPIVQRMILAESAEERKAALDELLPFQREDFEGLFEAMDGLPVIIRLIDPPLHEFLPSLESLIEEVATMKAKGETEGLAEKEALLEKVRALHESNPMMGLRGVRLSIVMPEIVEMQVRAIFEAACNRKAAGGTPKPEVMIPLTSHVNELKRIQPRLEEIAKKVMEEKGVTVEYKFGTMIEIPRAALTAKEIAEVAQFFSFGTNDLTQMTFGYSRDDAERNFLALYVEQGILPANPFQTVDQDGVGRLMKIAVEEGRSTRTELEVGICGEHGGDPATIEFCHLIGQNYVSCSPYRVPIARLAAAQAALKHRA; this is encoded by the coding sequence ATGAGCAAGAAATGGGTGTATTTGTTCAAAGAGGTTGAAGAAGCCGAGAAATACGTCGGCGGCAGTTGGGACGGCGTGCGCGGCCTTTTGGGCGGTAAGGGCGCCAACCTGGCCGAAATGACCCGCATCGGCGTGCCTGTGCCCCCCGGCTTCACCATCACGACCGAGGCGTGCAATGCCTATTACGAAAGCGGCGGCAAGTTCCCCGAGGGCATGTGGGAGCAGGCGCTGGCAGCCCTGAAAGACGTCGAGCAGCAGACCGGCAAGAAATTCGGCGACCCGAAGAACCCCTTGCTGGTTTCTGTGCGCTCCGGCGCCAAGTTTTCCATGCCCGGCATGATGGATACCGTGCTCAACGTTGGCCTCAACGACGAGACCGCCAAGGGCATGGTAGCCCTGACCCAAAACGAGCGCTTCGTGTACGACGCTTACCGTCGCCTGATTCAGATGTACGGCTCGGTGGTGCTGGATATTCCCGACGAGGCTTTCGAAGACGTGCTGGAAGCCATGAAAGAGGAACGCGGCGCAAAGGAAGACACCGACCTCACCGCCGACGACCTGAAAGAACTGGTGGAACGCTTCAAGAAGGTGGTCAAGGAACACAAGGGCTTCGAATTCCCGCAGGAGCCCATCGAACAGATGCGCCTGGCCATTGAAGCCGTGTTCCGCTCGTGGAACAGCAAGCGCGCCATTGACTACCGCAACGCGGCGGGCATCCCCCACGACCTGGGTACTGCGGTCAACATCGTGACCATGGTGTTCGGCAACATGGGCTGGGATAGCGGTACCGGCGTGGCCTTCACCCGCAACCCCAGCACGGGCGAGAAGAAACTCTGGGGCGAATACCTGCTCAACGCTCAGGGTGAAGATGTGGTCGCGGGCATCCGCACGCCTTCCCCCATCGAGAAGATGGCCGAAGAACTGCCTGAGGCCTACAAGCAGTTTGTGGACATCACCCAGAAACTGGAAAAGCACTACCGCGATATGCAGGACGTGGAATTCACCATTGAGCGGGGCAAACTGTGGATGCTGCAGACCCGCACCGGCAAGCGCACGGCCAAGGCTGCGGTCAAAATCGCGGTGGATATGGTGGGTGAAGGCTTGATTTCCAAAGAGGAAGCCGTGATGCGCATCACCCCCACCCAGGTGGATACCCTGCTGCACCCGCAGTTCGACCACGCCGAGGTGGAAAAGGCCAAGAAAGATGGCCGTTTGCTCGCCAAGGGCGTGAACGCTTCGCCCGGCGCTGCCGTGGGCAAGGTTTACTTCGACGCCGACACCGCCGAGAAGATGGCAAAGGAACACGGCGAAAAGGTCATCATGGTGCGCCCGTTCACCAAGCCCGATGACGTCCACGGCATGATTGCTTCCCAGGGCATTCTCACCAGCGAAGGCGGCGCGACTTCCCACGCTGCGGTGGTTGCCCGCCAGTTCGGCATTCCCGCGGTGGTGGGTGCTTCCGCGGTGCGCATTGACCTCGACAAGCGCCAGATGACCATCGGCGACACCGTCATCAAGGAAGGCGAATGGGTGTCTATTGACGGCACCACGGGCGAAATCTTCCTCGGCCAGATGCCCACCGTGGCACCCAGCCTGGAAGAGCAAACCGAACTGCTCACCCTGCTGGAATGGGCCGACGAAATTGCCGCCACCCCCGGCATTCGCAAGGCGCCGGAAGGCTGGCCGACCACCGGCTTGCAGGTCTGGGCAAACGCCGATTACCCCGAAGACGCCCGTCGCGCCCGCGCTTACGGTGCCAAGGGCATCGGCCTGGCCCGCACCGAGCACATGTTCTTCGAGCAGGAGCGCCTGCCCATCGTGCAGCGCATGATTCTGGCTGAAAGCGCCGAGGAACGTAAGGCTGCCTTAGACGAACTGCTGCCCTTCCAGCGGGAAGACTTCGAGGGTCTGTTCGAGGCGATGGATGGGCTGCCCGTGATCATCCGCCTGATCGACCCGCCGCTGCACGAGTTCCTGCCCTCGCTGGAAAGCCTCATCGAGGAAGTCGCCACGATGAAGGCGAAGGGCGAAACCGAAGGGCTGGCGGAGAAAGAGGCGCTGTTGGAGAAAGTGCGCGCCCTGCACGAAAGCAACCCGATGATGGGCTTGCGCGGCGTGCGTTTGAGCATCGTGATGCCCGAAATCGTGGAAATGCAGGTACGGGCGATTTTCGAGGCCGCCTGCAACCGCAAAGCCGCCGGCGGCACGCCCAAGCCCGAGGTGATGATTCCGCTCACCAGCCACGTCAACGAGTTGAAGCGCATCCAGCCGCGGCTGGAGGAAATTGCCAAAAAGGTGATGGAAGAGAAGGGCGTCACCGTGGAATACAAGTTCGGCACGATGATCGAAATTCCGCGGGCCGCGCTGACCGCCAAGGAAATCGCCGAGGTCGCGCAGTTCTTCTCCTTCGGCACCAACGACCTGACGCAGATGACCTTCGGCTACAGCCGCGACGATGCTGAGCGCAACTTCCTGGCGCTGTATGTCGAGCAGGGTATTTTGCCTGCCAACCCCTTCCAGACCGTGGACCAGGACGGCGTCGGCCGCCTGATGAAGATTGCGGTGGAAGAAGGCCGCAGCACCCGCACCGAACTGGAAGTGGGCATCTGCGGCGAACACGGCGGCGACCCCGCGACCATCGAGTTCTGTCACCTCATCGGCCAGAACTATGTGAGTTGCTCGCCGTACCGGGTGCCCATTGCTCGCCTGGCCGCGGCGCAGGCGGCACTCAAGCACCGGGCATAG
- a CDS encoding 50S ribosomal protein L19, which translates to MNSELLKAVEAPKNPNVPDLRPGDIVSVFLRIKEGNRERVQEFRGTVIRVRGGGNDATFTVRRIASHGIGVERTFLQRSPRIEKVVVQRHSKVRRARLYFLRERRGKKARLKQKFVRRAEEK; encoded by the coding sequence ATGAACTCCGAACTGTTAAAGGCTGTGGAAGCCCCCAAGAACCCCAATGTGCCCGACCTGCGGCCTGGGGACATCGTCAGTGTGTTCCTGCGGATTAAAGAAGGCAATCGTGAACGCGTGCAAGAGTTCCGCGGCACGGTCATTCGCGTGCGCGGCGGCGGCAACGATGCCACCTTCACCGTGCGCCGCATCGCCAGCCACGGCATCGGCGTGGAACGCACTTTCCTGCAGCGTTCCCCCCGCATCGAAAAAGTAGTGGTGCAGCGTCATTCCAAAGTGCGCCGCGCCCGCCTGTACTTCCTGCGCGAGCGCCGCGGCAAGAAAGCACGCCTCAAGCAAAAGTTCGTCCGTCGCGCCGAGGAAAAGTAA